The Thermoanaerobaculia bacterium genome contains the following window.
CGGCGGCGGCGGTTCCGAGAATCCGGTTCCGGCCGACGACGCCAGGGGGCGGCAGGCGTACGACCGAGGCGGAAAGTCGAGCCGCGATTTCAAGCGAGCCGGGCAGACCCACGCCGACGTCCAGGATCGGACGGGGTAGAGTCCACGCATGATCGTCGCGTGTTCCGCGTGCGGCCGGAAGAATCGCGTTCCCGCGAGACATCTGGCCGACGCCGGCCGATGCGGCGCCTGCCATGCCGGGCTTCCGGCGAGTTCCGCCCCGATCGAGGTGAACCCGGAGCAGTTCGACGAGATCGTGCGGGCCGCGAAAGTTCCGGTTCTCGTGGACTTCTGGGCCGCCTGGTGCTCTCCCTGCCGGATGGCGGCGCCGGAAGTGGAAAAGACGGCGACCCGGAGCGCCGGACGCGCGCTCGTGCTCAAGGTGAATACGGAGCTCCATCCGGCGCTCGCGGTCCGGTTCGGAGTGCAGGGCATTCCGAACTTCGTCGTCCTCCGCGACGGCGAGGTCGTGACGCAACAGGCCGGACTGGTCCCCAGCGAACGGATGCTGCAGTGGCTCGACGCCGCGGGAGCCGCCGCGGGGGGATAAGATCGCGCCAGCTCCGTCGGAGGGCGCCATGAAAATTTCCCGGCTCGTTCTCCTCGCGGCCGCCGTCATCGTGGCGCTCTGGGTCGTCCGGCATCGAGAAGAGATCCTGAATCGCGTCCTGCCGTCGTCGGCGCGGTCGAACGCTCCCGCGGCGGCCCGACCCGACGATGCGCTCACCGAAGCGGCGCACGAAGCGGACCGCGCCCAGGGCGGCGGAGTGACGGAGAACATGACCCCCAGCCAGGTTCGGGCGCTCCTCGGCACTCCCGACGAGGTCCAGCCCGGCACGGGAGAAGGCGGCCGTCCCCGCGAACGATGGG
Protein-coding sequences here:
- a CDS encoding thioredoxin domain-containing protein encodes the protein MIVACSACGRKNRVPARHLADAGRCGACHAGLPASSAPIEVNPEQFDEIVRAAKVPVLVDFWAAWCSPCRMAAPEVEKTATRSAGRALVLKVNTELHPALAVRFGVQGIPNFVVLRDGEVVTQQAGLVPSERMLQWLDAAGAAAGG